The nucleotide window ATGGAGACAGCAAGGTTGGGGAaatgactagtcgagtcactagtcaactatccggtAAGCATATGGGACTAGTCAAAaagcaactagtcacttacatccctagttccaaccCCGGCAGCAGCGGGAGCTGGAGACCTTCTGCCCAGGGAGCAATATCTGGCCAGGCAGCGGGGGGACGGGAGGTGAGTGGGAAGGAAGCGGTTTAGCATGGGCCATcaggtctggcaaatccccttttctgggaccagtcaggtccaaggGTGCTGGACGTGAGAGGTCCGGCCTGTATTGTTAAAGTTAATTTCCACAGTGACTATGAAATGGTCCACTACCTCCAAAATAGGGAAAGTGTGATTAAATCATTTCCCCATAGCAAACCAGGAACCTCTGAACGGGATGTCTGATGAAAAAATATGCCATTTTAACACAAAATACCACCTCAGTGACAGAAACCTTGTTCTTCGGATGCACATTTAAAAGACCAGGTTTAAGAGAAAGCTAGTTTGAAAGGGTTTACTTATTACTCAGACACTGACATTCTTTCTCCGTGCACTCCAGTTTGGATAAAGATCATCCATCTATAATTCAGAGCAGCTTCACAAGAAAGGAAGTTGTTCAGATATTACACACACACTTATTCTTAAATCAGTTTGAATTTTAATCTCATAAGTGTATCTGAAACACAGCATTTTTTTGAGATAGTCAGAAAGTTATGATGCCAGATAAGTTATTTTTTAGATATCTGAGATACCAACTTGAGCATGGAAATGGCAGAATTCTGAACTCAGGCCTGAACTAGCTGTTCAAAAGACTTTTATTAATGGTGTTTCAGAACACTTGGGTTATGGCAACAGATTCccataaaagttttttttctccaCGAAGTGAATTCAGACCTTATAAAAGGGCAACCCTAGAAGCTGAAAATCCTCTTTGCCCAAAGACTGGTTGCATCAGTGGCAGTATTAAAATTCAGCGTTGGGCCCTTCAAATTGTGGCCCTCTCTCCTGTGTGTGACAGCAAGGATACCAGTGGCTTAGCAATAACAATATGTATCAGTTAGGCTGGGATAACCAAGGAAAGGCCAGAGAGTAACAAGTTGCAGTTACTTTAAAACGGAACAGGTTTTGGAATGCCAACTTTGAAAATAACATTGTTTTTTGAAATTTTGCTGAAGAAAATGAATTACTTACATGAATGGCCATGACCGGCAAGTCAATATAGTTGAGTAGTTCATAGTGATATTTCACAGACATACACGAGGAGAAAAACACCATCAATTTTTTCTTCCGGTTTTTCTTGAGGAATGTGAAGAGCAGAAGGAATCTTTTTTCAGATGGACACACTACATATCCCTGGAAATCATTTAAAGACAGTTATTTAAAACCTGCCTGAAGTatgtttttgtttcaaataaCTCAAGTCAGTGCAGCAAATGgagctttaaaaatatattttaagtctTTGCTTCTAAAGCAGTATTAAACAAAACTTTCATACACCTATGTTCCTTTCTTTCCTGGGAACCGACATCCATGTATTATAATTAAACTATCTAATCAAGAGAAGTGTATTAAGGAATTATTGGTAAGTATATGTTATTTATATGAGAATGTTCTAAGACTTTTTAAATCACAGAAAATAACACGTTACAATAGCTatctttcaaacttttttccaaaTACATTAGCTAAAATAATTCTGCTACTGGTCAAGTCACTAGCATGATAAGTAACAGCCTATAATTCTGCAATAGCCCTTTTCACCTCACAGTACTGAAAAAACTGGGAATTGGAGCAGTAATCCCAAAGTTGTTTGTATTGCTTATTTTGCGACAGCTATACAGTGTAAATACAGTTCCTTACAGCTGGCTAGTGCCAGAGGTATTTAATCAATCTACTAGAAGTTATCCTTCAGTTTAAGACTGTACTTAACATTAAGAGAACCCACATACAAATATGTGTTCATACTATAACTATTTTTACTAGTATTTCTCCTTAACTTTACCTGTTCAAGACCATCTACTGTGGCTGTTTCCTTGTTATCGTCAACTCCAACATATAGTGGCTCCTTTTTCAGAGATATTTTAGCCAGGTCTTCAACCTTTCGGGTTTGTGTAGCAGAAAAAAGCATGGTCTGTCTGCGCTCTGAAATAATTCAGAAAAACAATCTCACTTTTGCAGAGGATTATGCAAATAGAGATGAGGCAATTGTTGGGCTCCCTTGTGTGTGTTTTGCCCATCTTCCTCAGTGGATGGATAAAGACAGTTTTTACTATAGCGTGTCTGTCACTACTACAACCATTATCAATGGAATGTACACTGTGTCATATGATCTACAAAgcaatgcttttaaaaaacaaacaaacaaacaaactttaaaCTCTAAGCAGACTTTTTTCTTCAGGGAATGTTAATATTTATTTGCATTGTTATTTACACAGAAAATAGAAATCACAGCAGATCAAAATTGTAACTTTAGtttaactgccattttttttattcACATACGAAGTGATTGATATTTATTTTCAGGGAAAAAACTCTGAAATTCATTGCAATAAAGTAACTAATATGTTACACAAAAAAGTGTTTATCAGTTTTACATAGTTTtgccttttaatttaatttcattgtATAGCAGGTTATGCTACATCACCATACATGTGATATGTGGGGCAATCCCTGAGCCTTGCTGACTGCATTGAAATTGTGCAGAGAAGCAAGATTGGGCCTGCATGGAACTCACTGCAAGATCAATGCTTGTGTTAGTATCAGGCAATGTCTCATTCGTCTGAATGTAGGGGGGATAGGAAGGAAATCGAACATTTTACTTATGAGGTAAAGAAGAATGGAATTGGTTCACTATATTTTAACTTCTTTAATTACCAATATGAGCTGCTATTTCACTCTTATTGTTTCATTTTACATTCTGCATATCAAGTTGATACTACTTTTTAAAACTATAGTTGCATTCAaaaacaatttcattttaaaacttgGAACCCTGACATACAGACTGCATATTAActaaaatacatttgtttaatgTTTTTCACTATTTCTAAGATGAAAGAGTTCTTCAGTGGTTCTAAGGAAGACTGTGCGCTATGAAAGAGTAACACAGAGATGAAatttaggaaaggaaaaaaaaagtttaagtaTCAGGATAAACTTCCTGAGTATGTGTAAAATAATTCCAAGTGAAGGTATGGAAACCTTTTTAGCTTGTGACATTTAAACTATGACAAAAATTATTGTACTATAGGGAACAACTCTACATTGGCAGAAAGATGTCCTAGATACAAATAAAAGACAACTCTCTAGTTAATTTCTATGgactaaattatttatttatggttCCCATGAAAAGCCTCTCCTTCAGATAAATAATGGCCTGATGGAGCGCCTACCCTATACGGGCTGTGAAAGGGTTAATGTGGTTCTGAGAGATCAATTAACCCACCTGGTTACACATGAAGAGGGGCCAGCCCTAGGTAATGATGAAACCAGCTGGGTACTATAAACATAAGTTTGGAGAAGAaggaagcagcagggagaaaCAATTTTTCTGTCCTAGTAGTAGGGAGTGACAAGATTTGTAGGAATTAGGAAGCATTTGGTATGGTGAGGAGAAAGCCCATAATAGGGCTTGGTAGGAATAAGTCCAGGGAGGAGGCAGCAAGGTATGTTGTGAAGTGACTTTAGACCAGCTGTCATAGGAACCATAGATTAGAATCCAGTATAATGGGAGAGGCTGGGTTCCCCTACCAGCTATTCATAAGATGGCATGAATCCCAAGATAATAAGATATTGACTACTGCTAGCTCTGAGAAACTTATATGGACCTCTCGACCCACAATTGAAGGTGGCACACAGGATGGAGGAATCAGACAATTGTTTTTGCTGGATTTTATCACCTTAATAGGGTGATATACTAAACATGACCTAGCCTGAAGGCTGAATTGCAAGAGACCCCCCCAGCAAGGGGTGTTTTAGAAGAATCTGATAGCTCACACTCAGCCATGACTGGGTGCTCCACTGGTGAGTTGGCTCATCTACTGGATGGTAAAATATAGCAAACAAGTTTCTGATTACTACCATATACTGAATTAAGAAAAAGTGTGTGTATCAGAATAACCATTAGAAAGTGTAAGACAATCATTCCAAGACTAATGCAATAACTGAAACCATTTTTCCCTAGTTCTCTCCTTCCTTGAGCAATATGATTCTCAGAAGGTAACAATTTCTAGGAATGACAGATTTTACTTACTTGGTAGCAGTTTTATGATCTGTTTCATTTCTTCCTCAAACCCAACCTCCAGGATACGATCTGCCTCGTCAATTACCAGACACTGCAGGTTCTTGTACATAAACCCTGGGGTGTTCTACAAGATTTTAATGAGCACATGGTCAGCCAGAGAAACAGCATATAGGTAgggctttttttctttaaaatattaagtAACCTTATATATTTACACTTACCTGCATGTGGTCCAGAAGTCTACCTGGTGTTGCCACGATAATGTTGATCCCATTTGCAAGTTTCTGTACTTCAGCTGATCTGTTACTGCCTCCCATTATCAGGCCAAAGGTGTGAACATGATGAGTCatcagttctttcagaactccaAAAGTCTGCATGGCAAGCTCCCGAGTAGGTGAAAGAATCAGAACACCTGTTCCTAGGGGGAAAAAAGTTTAACCAACTagtccttccctctctccctacGAAAGACATCAATGTAACTGAGAAACCCAGAAAGAGCCTTACCATTCCTAGGCATGAATCTTAACTTGTAGATGAGCTCTATGGCAGGAATGAGGAATGCAAGTGTTTTGCCACTGCCCGTTTTCGCAGCTGCTAGAATATCTCTATAGGTGTCATAATTAGAAAGAAATATTTAGTTTTTCACATTGTCAGCAGCATTTCAAATTTTagtttgagagaaaaaaaaactcatAGCATAGAGGTTTATTAATGGTAAGTATTTAACCATTCAATAGTGACTGGAAGCATCCAATCAAGCTAGAGAACTTTGGTCTCTAGAACATTCAAAACTTGCTTAGGATTGACTCAGACACTCTCCCCATCTATAACTGACATTCCATTGGAGAATGTTAAGGGAGCTGGATTTTCATTATGGAATTCACTTACAAAAGAGACAGCAAAGATCAACACCTCTTCATTGTCAAAActaaatgtaaaattaatttctACTGAACTTTCCCTCAACTTCTTCACACGTCATACAGCTTaacgtgcatgcacacacacaaactaacCAGACAAGCCTATCAAACTTTCTCCTGAAGGTTGGGAAGAAAGCAAATAAAGGAAAAATTAATTCTACTTGGAAATGACATGGCAGTAGTGATGTGACTGGCTAACTGATAAGCCTCACCGGCCAAAGTCCTGCCCTCTCTCCAAGAGCTCACTAAGTCAGTCTATGTATGAGGGAGGAATTGCAATCCTAATAACTTTTTAGATGTTTGCATTTCACATGGAGTCAAAACTGGGGTGGAATTTTAATTAcataaatgcctttaaaaatctatttCTTACCTGCCTTCCAAAAGGGGTTTAATACTTTTATGTTGAATTTCTGTCATGTGTGTAAAGCCCATATCAGTTATTCCTTTCAGTGTGTTCTCGCTGATTATATCAGCCAGTGAAGCAAATGAGGTGTCTTCAAAAGCACCTGAAGAGAAATAATTCATCAACCATCTCAACCTAGTTTCTTCAAAACTTGCCCAGCCTCACTGGCTACTTGACTAAATTTATCTAGCAATTAATAATTATATTTCAAGTTACTGTATCTACAAACAGTTTCTTTTGCAGGTTAGTACCACTTCATAAGGTAAACTAAGACAAATCTTAGGCCCTCACAAATAAAAAGTAACTTTCAACTTAGAAGAATCAGATGTTTTCCACATCttaatcaaaaacaaaacaaaaaaatctaagGCAAAAACTTTCAAATTTGGATGTTGTAAGAGTCAGGCACCTAACTTAAATTACTTTCTTTTAAAGTTTCAGAACTTGCACTGAGACTATAGGCAAAAAGAAAAACATATGGAAATTCTGACAAGTTACCTGTTACACCAAGAGGTAAACAGGGCTCTTCAGTATCCTCATCCACTAGTTCTCTCCCTTCAGGATCCTCATTATTTTCTTCCACCTCAGGATCTTTACTATCTTTTGCATCTTTCATGTCTACAGACTCTTGTTCTTCAGTCTTTGCTTTTTTAGTTTCTGTACCtgcaatgtatttattttaacacAGAATGAACACACCAAACAAGTCACGCTTAATAATGGTTGCAAAATATATATTATCATAAAAAGATATAATGGGATGATCATTTTCTCAGCATGTAATTCACTCATGTAAATTTCAATATGCTAGGAATTTCGTTTTAATGCATGCTTTTTAAAGACccctggggggaaaaaaccctctttccaaGAATTTTCAGGATAGCTCTAGCAATAACTGAAAGTTCCCTCTTGGAAAAAGTGGAGTTCTGTAGACCCATTCAAAGACACTACTGCCATcttaggatacgtctaaactacatgcctccgtcgacggaggcatgtagattagccagatcggcagagggaaatgaagccgcgattaaaataatcgcggcttcatttaaatttaaatggctgccccgctctgccgatcagctgtttgtcggcagatcggggcagtctggacgcgacgcgccgacaaagaagcctttcttcatcggcacaggtatgcctcgtgaaaccaggtttacctgtgccgatcaagaaaggcttctctGTCGGCGCGGtgagtccagactgccccgatctgcagacaaacagctgatcggcagagcggggcagccatttaaatttaaatgaagccgcgattattttaattgcggcttcatttccctctgccaatctggctaatctacacgcctccgtcgacggaggcatgtagtctagacacaccctttgggtATAACTCAAAGGATAACATTTTAAGTAAATAGTGAAGAAGACATACCTCCTTCTGTGTTAATCacttgtctcttttttttctttttctttttcaattcAGAATGTTTTTCTTCTGCAGCTACTTCACTGTCGGCTATTACTTGAGGTTGCTTTACATTCTTTACCTTCTCCACTGATTCTTCAGAAATAACATTATTTGTAGCTCCCTCTAAAGTATCCACAGATCTTGTATCTGCTAGAACAAGCAGAAATGGCAAATCCAAACAGAAGAGGAAGACAATTATAAAAAGTCCCAAGTTTACTGTTTGATCAAAATACTGAAATTGTTCACAGAAACAGTATTAATCATTAGCTAATATTCATCTGGAATGCTGCAGTGGTAGCAATATGCACAGCATTAATTAATAGCATTGATGCCGGCAAATACAGTAGGCGCTGCAGAATTCCAGACACTGTGAGCATTCACAATTCCAGGGCAGAGCATGGACTTCATTGAACCTACCGAAGACAAAGTTCTCTCTGGTTTAGAACTTGGTGTGGCTGTTTTGACTAATGGTCCAGCAACAAACAGAACTGCAACCCTGAATAAGGGGTTTGAATAAGGGGACACTGAACTAGGGACGTGCAAATGTTAGTTGTGGTTAATGTGCAGTTTCatgcaggccccccccccattctgcttcgctgcctctgctgcagaggcagcaacgcggggtggcaggcagaagcCCCCTAAGTGTCACTGCTGCCATTTTAAGTGGTTCCACGATTACTTAATTGGACGCTTTTTGAGCCTAACAGCTTCAGTGCTTGAGCGTCCCACGTGAGGCAGAGGAACTGAacagccaggctatgtctagactgcaggcttctttcgaaagagcctctttcgaaagatcgcctctagactgcaggcggatctttcgaaagagcaatctgctttttcgaaagagagcacccagcaagtctggatgctctctttcaaggaagccctatttacattgaagaacgccttctttcgaaagaggaactttcgaaagaaggcgttcttcctcgtgaaacgaggtttaccgccaccgaaagaaaagccgcattcttccgaaattatttcgaaagaacgcggcttggcttgagtctggacgcaggggaagttttttcgggaaaaggctacttttcccgaaaaaaaccctgagtctggacacagcccagtgTCGAATGACTTCAGGGGGAGCCGCTCTGCGCTGCCGAGCAGCAGGCTCGGGGCTCCAGCAGGGCGCTCGGCATCGCAAGGGGCCAGCATCTGGAACTGCGAGACCGGGGCCGCGCCGGAGCCTGGacccgggggggtgggggcgcccggcccggtGTCACAGTCTCACGGCTCGGTTCGCTCGCACGCCCCGGGCCGAGGAGCGGGGAAGGGCAGCGCAGCGCGCACGGCCCTTGTACCGCCGGGCGCTCCGGGCTCTGCTGCCGCCTGGCTGGGCCCGGCCCGCCGAGACCCCGAGAGCCAccgcggcccggcccccccctcggcccggcccggcccggcccggccccccctcgccccggccCGGCCGCTACCTGGcggcccggcccccagcagcTTGAGGTTGCGCTGCCGCAGCTTGAGGTTGCGCTTGTGGATCTTCCTGTGCAGCAGCCGCATGGGCAGGTTCCCGGCCAGCGCCGCCATCCCAGCCCCGCCGCCGCCGCACGTGGGGATGGGCCGGGCACAGCCGGGGCGCCCCGGAGCCGCTTCCCGCTGGCGGGCGGGCCGCAGCGGCCTCTAGCGGCCCGGAGGAGACAGGGCGCTGGCGGGAGTCgggcggcccagggcggggg belongs to Pelodiscus sinensis isolate JC-2024 chromosome 7, ASM4963464v1, whole genome shotgun sequence and includes:
- the DDX18 gene encoding ATP-dependent RNA helicase DDX18 isoform X1; its protein translation is MAALAGNLPMRLLHRKIHKRNLKLRQRNLKLLGAGPPADTRSVDTLEGATNNVISEESVEKVKNVKQPQVIADSEVAAEEKHSELKKKKKKKRQVINTEGGTETKKAKTEEQESVDMKDAKDSKDPEVEENNEDPEGRELVDEDTEEPCLPLGVTGAFEDTSFASLADIISENTLKGITDMGFTHMTEIQHKSIKPLLEGRDILAAAKTGSGKTLAFLIPAIELIYKLRFMPRNGTGVLILSPTRELAMQTFGVLKELMTHHVHTFGLIMGGSNRSAEVQKLANGINIIVATPGRLLDHMQNTPGFMYKNLQCLVIDEADRILEVGFEEEMKQIIKLLPKRRQTMLFSATQTRKVEDLAKISLKKEPLYVGVDDNKETATVDGLEQGYVVCPSEKRFLLLFTFLKKNRKKKLMVFFSSCMSVKYHYELLNYIDLPVMAIHGKQKQTKRTATFFQFCNADSGILLCTDVAARGLDIPEVDWIVQYDPPDDPKEYIHRVGRTARGINGRGHALLILRPEELGFLRYLKQARVPLSEFEFSWSKISDIQSQLEKLIEKNYFLHKSAQEAYKAYIRAYDSHSLKQIYNVNNLDLPKVSLSFGFKVPPFVDLNVNSSQGRRLQKRGGGGGFGYQKSKSVHKSKIFKHINKKKSDSRQFSR
- the DDX18 gene encoding ATP-dependent RNA helicase DDX18 isoform X2 → MAALAGNLPMRLLHRKIHKRNLKLRQRNLKLLGAGPPDTRSVDTLEGATNNVISEESVEKVKNVKQPQVIADSEVAAEEKHSELKKKKKKKRQVINTEGGTETKKAKTEEQESVDMKDAKDSKDPEVEENNEDPEGRELVDEDTEEPCLPLGVTGAFEDTSFASLADIISENTLKGITDMGFTHMTEIQHKSIKPLLEGRDILAAAKTGSGKTLAFLIPAIELIYKLRFMPRNGTGVLILSPTRELAMQTFGVLKELMTHHVHTFGLIMGGSNRSAEVQKLANGINIIVATPGRLLDHMQNTPGFMYKNLQCLVIDEADRILEVGFEEEMKQIIKLLPKRRQTMLFSATQTRKVEDLAKISLKKEPLYVGVDDNKETATVDGLEQGYVVCPSEKRFLLLFTFLKKNRKKKLMVFFSSCMSVKYHYELLNYIDLPVMAIHGKQKQTKRTATFFQFCNADSGILLCTDVAARGLDIPEVDWIVQYDPPDDPKEYIHRVGRTARGINGRGHALLILRPEELGFLRYLKQARVPLSEFEFSWSKISDIQSQLEKLIEKNYFLHKSAQEAYKAYIRAYDSHSLKQIYNVNNLDLPKVSLSFGFKVPPFVDLNVNSSQGRRLQKRGGGGGFGYQKSKSVHKSKIFKHINKKKSDSRQFSR